A part of Neodiprion pinetum isolate iyNeoPine1 chromosome 4, iyNeoPine1.2, whole genome shotgun sequence genomic DNA contains:
- the Sin3A gene encoding paired amphipathic helix protein Sin3a isoform X1, with product MKRTRGVDEVASAAAAAALKHSSGGAGGGGIGGGGGLEVGENIDYRPNSGLAVGIGPGQPIRPITSKEMPGSIQFGAVQAQQQYPVAVVMPTPAPSSVKVHSGSTTPPTPTAPGSSLSGGAQQFQRLKVEDALHYLDQVKYKFNNQPQVYNDFLDIMKEFKSQSIDTPGVIKRVSNLFKGHPQLIVGFNTFLPPGYKIEVQADEQGYAFQVSVSMPSPTATHTPTLSHHCTGNVGSPPIASPPTQPAKAPSVLQIMQGSGSIHHAIGNNIPNNSLTVHAPSSPPVQSYNNSHISTAQAQAAVSQALSQAQDGTPNSGQTQQSQPVEFNHAINYVNKIKNRFQGQPEKYKRFLEILHTYQKEQRNLKESGHMVTGGGAAVGGGSGKHLTEAEVYSQVAKLFENQEDLLAEFGQFLPDATNQQSALSAMFQSNKGGAVNDHSAIVKKPLGLKALYNSSGNIPREHRESGSLSGVERDNRDHRERDRERGVGARDLNSGQKFGHSTGQLKRSPSFSTSGTTSNSHHTQHGQPPSKKHKMATLRDVTFADAGKYGSLNDYAFFDKVRKALRSQEVYENFLRCLVLFNQEIVSKTELIQLVTPFLGRFPELLRWFKDFLGHSPDSSTSMSTTTGGLNVETLPNNVVRSHQDRPQGDLAMEIDYSTCKRLGASYCALPKSYVQPKCTGRTQLCKEVLNDTWVSFPTWSEDSTFVTSRKTQYEEFIYRCEDERFELDGVIETNAATIRVLEGVHKKMSRMSSEEIQKFRLDDCLGGCSPTIHQRALRRIYGDKAADIIDGLKKNPVVAVPVVLRRLKSKEEEWREAQKGFNKIWREQNEKYYLKSLDHQCINFKQNDVKALRSKSLFNEIETLYDERHEQADDSNAEGQGGGGPHMVLAYKDKSVLDDAANLLIHHVKRQTAIHKEDKQQIKLLLKHFIPDLFFHPRQELSDDERDEDDEKEDIDPPACSSSHISSLTITSGGLHGSRNKAVASPNFSSAHVKSDPDLKPPSHALSADPEEAYTLFMGSNNWYLFLRLHQILCERLTKMYERAVALAEEESRYKQQRKESTAVALRLKPKNEIEIEDYYPAFLDMVKNVLDGNMESTAYEDTLREMFGIHAYIAFTLDKVVTYAVRQLQHLVSDPTCQQCMELFQREQRQPKESSGAGGLCATAYLRLGAETAYQRKAERAMTDENCFKIHIYKKDCKITMELLDTESEDTTEGGCRDRESERERQREGISSAEKWSTYVERYPAPLGQTSPKDIPTSVDNDAAANHPVSSDQAGRGGRGRKRKNADINKKMDETGWSSFDRLLVGRKPVFLYRNVREWRKRASRMARLPSLNTVHSDKTPEITATDKTVETSSGLLERPAPLRMTEPGDTGDIINTDSTQCRFNPNSYRMLYVASKEAFLYKPNSFTRARQCHPAVTKHLNSKFHQWLARWATQNVADTQHRLCQDWLMGRYENLIPHRTRVVTDNDQSRSPYRQYNRYRIERLKSDSSSEQCA from the exons agcagcagcagcagcgttGAAACATTCATCGGGAGGTGCAGGAGGAGGTGGCATAGGTGGTGGGGGCGGGTTAGAAGTCGGAGAGAACATAGACTACCGTCCTAACAGTGGTTTGGCCGTTGGAATTGGGCCTGGTCAGCCAATTAGGCCGATAACTTCCAAGGAGATGCCAGGCAGCATCCAGTTTGGCGCCGTTCAGGCGCAACAGCAATACCCAGTAGCCGTAGTAATGCCTACTCCTGCCCCTTCCAGTGTAAAG GTGCATTCTGGTAGCACAACACCGCCTACGCCCACGGCTCCAGGGAGCAGCTTGAGCGGAGGGGCGCAACAGTTCCAAAGATTGAAGGTTGAAGATGCTCTGCATTACCTCGATCAAGTCAAATACAAGTTCAACAATCAACCGCAG GTGTACAATGACTTCTTGGATATCATGAAAGAGTTCAAGTCTCAGAGCATAGACACACCAGGTGTTATTAAGAGAGTCAGCAACCTTTTCAAGGGACATCCCCAGCTCATAGTTGGCTTCAATACGTTTTTACCACCTGGTTATAAAATAGAAGTACAAGCCGACGAACAGGGATACGCTTTCCAAGTATCGGTTAGTATGCCTAGTCCGACTGCTACGCATACCCCAACATTATCTCATCACTGCACAGGCAATGTTGGTTCACCACCCATTGCCAGTCCGCCTACTCAGCCGGCCAAGGCTCCATCCGTCCTACAAATCATGCAAGG ATCTGGCAGCATACACCACGCCATTGGAAATAACATTCCAAACAATAGCTTAACCGTTCATGCTCCGTCATCACCGCCGGTCCAATCGTATAACAATTCGCACATAAGCACGGCTCAAGCCCAAGCTGCTGTCAGTCAAGCTTTGAGCCAGGCACAAGATGGTACACCGAACAGTGGTCAGACGCAGCAAAGTCAACCTGTGGAATTCAATCACGCCATCAATTACGTGAACAAGATTAAG AATCGATTCCAAGGTCAGCCTGAAAAGTATAAGCGATTTTTGGAGATTTTGCATACCTATCAAAAGGAACAACGCAACTTAAAAGAATCCGGTCATATGGTAACTGGAGGAGGAGCAGCTGTCGGAGGAGGAAGTGGGAAACATCTAACAGAGGCAGAGGTCTACAGTCAAGTCGctaaactttttgaaaatcaagaaGATCTCCTCGCTGAGTTTGGACAATTTTTGCCTGATGCTACGAACCAACAAAGTGCCCTG TCTGCTATGTTCCAGAGTAACAAAGGTGGGGCGGTTAACGATCATTCGGCGATCGTTAAAAAACCCCTAGGATTGAAAGCGTTGTACAACAGTTCGGGGAACATACCTAGAGAACACAGAGAAAGCGGAAGCTTAAGCGGAGTAGAACGAGACAACAGAGATCATAGAGAGAGGGACCGGGAGAGAGGGGTGGGAGCCAGGGATTTGAATAGCGGTCAGAAGTTTGGTCATAGCACTGGTCAGCTGAAAAGAAGTCCGTCCTTTTCAACATCGGGAACCACTAGCAATTCGCATCACACTCAACACGGTCAGCCACCATCAAAAAAGCACAAAATGGCTACGCTGAGAGATGTGACATTCGCCGATGCTGGAAAATATGGAAGCCTTAACGATTATGCCTTTTTCGATAAA GTGCGGAAGGCCCTGAGATCGCAAGAAGTCTATGAGAATTTCTTACGCTGTTTGGTTCTGTTCAATCAAGAAATCGTGTCCAAGACAGAACTCATACAATTGGTAACACCGTTCTTGGGCAGATTCCCAGAACTATTGCGATGGTTCAAAGATTTCTTGGGTCACTCTCCGGACTCCTCAACTTCTATGTCCACTACAACCGGTGGTTTGAACGTCGAAACGCTTCCTAACAATGTCGTCAGAAGTCACCAAGACCGTCCCCAAGGAGATTTGGCTATGGAAATAGATTACTCCACTTGCAAACGGCTCGGCGCATCCTATTGTGCGTTACCTAAATCGTACGTTCAGCCTAAATGCACCGGTAGGACGCAACTGTGTAAAGAGGTGCTGAACGATACGTGGGTATCTTTCCCAACATGGTCTGAAGACAGTACCTTTGTTACTTCAAG GAAAACTCAGTATGAAGAGTTCATATACCGCTGTGAGGACGAACGGTTCGAACTGGACGGTGTTATAGAAACAAACGCAGCGACGATTCGAGTCCTGGAAGGTGTGCACAAGAAAATGAGTAGGATGAGCTCGGAGGAGATACAAAAGTTCAGATTAGATGATTGTCTGGGAGGCTGTTCGCCGACAATACACCAGAGAGCTCTGAGGAGGATATACGGTGACAAGGCTGCGGACATTATTGAcgggttgaagaaaaatcctGTTGTTGCGGTGCCGGTCGTCCTTAGGAGGCTTAAAAGCAAGGAGGAGGAATGGAGAGAAGCTCAAAAAGGgttcaataaaatatggagAGAACAAAACGAAAAGTACTATTTGAAATCCTTGGATCACCagtgtataaatttcaaacaaaatgaTGTCAAGGCGCTCAGATCGAAAAGTCTcttcaatgaaattgaaacacTTTACGATGAG AGGCATGAGCAAGCAGACGACAGTAATGCAGAGGGACAAGGGGGAGGTGGTCCACATATGGTGCTGGCATACAAAGACAAGTCCGTACTCGATGACGCAGCCAATCTCCTAATTCATCACGTGAAGAGACAGACAGCTATTCACAAGGAAGACAAGCAACAGATAAAGTTGCTTCTAAAGCACTTTATCCCTGacctattttttcatccacgaCAAGAACTGAGCGACGATGAGCGCGACGAAGATG ATGAAAAAGAGGACATAGACCCACCTGCGTGTAGCAGCTCTCATATATCGTCGTTGACGATAACATCTGGTGGTCTTCACGGGAGTAGAAACAAAGCAGTGGCTTCACCCAACTTTTCTTCTGCACACGTGAAAAGTGATCCAGATCTAAAACCTCCCTCCCATGCCTTATCCGCCGATCCCGAAGAGGCGTACACCCTGTTCATGGGCAGTAACAACTGGTACCTTTTTCTGAGGTTACATCAAATTCTATGCGAGAGGTTAACAAAGATGTACGAAAGAGCGGTTGCCTTGGCTGAAGAAGAATCCAGATACAAACAACAACGAAAGGAGAGCACAGCGGTTGCATTGAGATTAAAACCAAAAA ATGAAATAGAAATAGAGGATTATTATCCAGCGTTCTTGGACATGGTGAAGAATGTTTTAGATGGTAACATGGAAAGCACGGCGTACGAAGATACGCTACGTGAAATGTTCGGCATCCACGCGTATATTGCCTTTACCTTGGATAAGGTGgtcacatatgctgtaagacAA TTGCAGCATTTGGTTTCTGATCCAACGTGTCAGCAGTGCATGGAGTTATTCCAACGAGAACAAAGGCAGCCAAAGGAAAGTAGCGGAGCTGGTGGTTTGTGCGCCACTGCCTATCTGAGGCTAGGAGCAGAAACCGCCTACCAACGTAAAGCAGAGAGAGCTATGACTGATGagaattgtttcaaaatacataTT TACAAAAAAGACTGCAAAATAACAATGGAGCTGCTAGACACTGAAAGTGAAGACACGACGGAGGGCGGATGCAGGGACCGAGAGAGCGAAAGAGAACGGCAGAGAGAGGGTATAAGTTCGGCAGAAAAATGGTCGACCTATGTGGAGAGATACCCCGCTCCTCTTGGCCAGACAAGTCCAAAGGACATTCCTACCTCTGTAGACAACGACGCGGCAGCCAATCATCCTGTGAGTAGCGACCAGGCAGGAAGGGGGGGCAGGGGCAGAAAGCGCAAGAACGCTGATATTAACAAGAAG ATGGATGAAACTGGTTGGAGCTCGTTTGACAGACTTTTGGTAGGTCGCAAGCCCGTATTCCTCTACCGTAACGTCAGAGAGTGGCGAAAACGTGCATCAAGGATGGCTCGGTTGCCATCGTTGAATACCGTTCATTCTGACAAAACACCAGA AATAACGGCTACCGACAAAACAGTTGAAACTTCTTCTGGACTTTTGGAACGGCCGGCACCATTAAGAATGACTGAACCAGGTGACACTGGTGACATAATTAATACCGACAGTACGCAGTGCAGATTTAATCCGAACAGTTACCGGATGCTCTATGTTGCCAGCAAAGAGGCTTTCCTTTATAAGCCAAATTCCTTTACCAGAGCTAGACAG TGTCATCCGGCGGTGACGAAACACCTGAACTCTAAGTTTCATCAGTGGCTGGCAAGGTGGGCGACGCAAAATGTCGCAGACACGCAGCACCGCTTGTGCCAGGACTGGTTAATGGGTCGTTACGAAAATCTAATACCCCACAGGACACGAGTTGTTACCGATAACGATCAATCTCGTTCTCCTTATCGCCAGTACAATCGATATCGAATCGAACGATTGAAGTCTGATTCCTCATCGGAACAGTGTGCGTAG
- the Sin3A gene encoding paired amphipathic helix protein Sin3a isoform X2 yields MKRTRGVDEVASAAAAAALKHSSGGAGGGGIGGGGGLEVGENIDYRPNSGLAVGIGPGQPIRPITSKEMPGSIQFGAVQAQQQYPVAVVMPTPAPSSVKVHSGSTTPPTPTAPGSSLSGGAQQFQRLKVEDALHYLDQVKYKFNNQPQVYNDFLDIMKEFKSQSIDTPGVIKRVSNLFKGHPQLIVGFNTFLPPGYKIEVQADEQGYAFQVSVSMPSPTATHTPTLSHHCTGNVGSPPIASPPTQPAKAPSVLQIMQGSGSIHHAIGNNIPNNSLTVHAPSSPPVQSYNNSHISTAQAQAAVSQALSQAQDGTPNSGQTQQSQPVEFNHAINYVNKIKNRFQGQPEKYKRFLEILHTYQKEQRNLKESGHMVTGGGAAVGGGSGKHLTEAEVYSQVAKLFENQEDLLAEFGQFLPDATNQQSALSNKGGAVNDHSAIVKKPLGLKALYNSSGNIPREHRESGSLSGVERDNRDHRERDRERGVGARDLNSGQKFGHSTGQLKRSPSFSTSGTTSNSHHTQHGQPPSKKHKMATLRDVTFADAGKYGSLNDYAFFDKVRKALRSQEVYENFLRCLVLFNQEIVSKTELIQLVTPFLGRFPELLRWFKDFLGHSPDSSTSMSTTTGGLNVETLPNNVVRSHQDRPQGDLAMEIDYSTCKRLGASYCALPKSYVQPKCTGRTQLCKEVLNDTWVSFPTWSEDSTFVTSRKTQYEEFIYRCEDERFELDGVIETNAATIRVLEGVHKKMSRMSSEEIQKFRLDDCLGGCSPTIHQRALRRIYGDKAADIIDGLKKNPVVAVPVVLRRLKSKEEEWREAQKGFNKIWREQNEKYYLKSLDHQCINFKQNDVKALRSKSLFNEIETLYDERHEQADDSNAEGQGGGGPHMVLAYKDKSVLDDAANLLIHHVKRQTAIHKEDKQQIKLLLKHFIPDLFFHPRQELSDDERDEDDEKEDIDPPACSSSHISSLTITSGGLHGSRNKAVASPNFSSAHVKSDPDLKPPSHALSADPEEAYTLFMGSNNWYLFLRLHQILCERLTKMYERAVALAEEESRYKQQRKESTAVALRLKPKNEIEIEDYYPAFLDMVKNVLDGNMESTAYEDTLREMFGIHAYIAFTLDKVVTYAVRQLQHLVSDPTCQQCMELFQREQRQPKESSGAGGLCATAYLRLGAETAYQRKAERAMTDENCFKIHIYKKDCKITMELLDTESEDTTEGGCRDRESERERQREGISSAEKWSTYVERYPAPLGQTSPKDIPTSVDNDAAANHPVSSDQAGRGGRGRKRKNADINKKMDETGWSSFDRLLVGRKPVFLYRNVREWRKRASRMARLPSLNTVHSDKTPEITATDKTVETSSGLLERPAPLRMTEPGDTGDIINTDSTQCRFNPNSYRMLYVASKEAFLYKPNSFTRARQCHPAVTKHLNSKFHQWLARWATQNVADTQHRLCQDWLMGRYENLIPHRTRVVTDNDQSRSPYRQYNRYRIERLKSDSSSEQCA; encoded by the exons agcagcagcagcagcgttGAAACATTCATCGGGAGGTGCAGGAGGAGGTGGCATAGGTGGTGGGGGCGGGTTAGAAGTCGGAGAGAACATAGACTACCGTCCTAACAGTGGTTTGGCCGTTGGAATTGGGCCTGGTCAGCCAATTAGGCCGATAACTTCCAAGGAGATGCCAGGCAGCATCCAGTTTGGCGCCGTTCAGGCGCAACAGCAATACCCAGTAGCCGTAGTAATGCCTACTCCTGCCCCTTCCAGTGTAAAG GTGCATTCTGGTAGCACAACACCGCCTACGCCCACGGCTCCAGGGAGCAGCTTGAGCGGAGGGGCGCAACAGTTCCAAAGATTGAAGGTTGAAGATGCTCTGCATTACCTCGATCAAGTCAAATACAAGTTCAACAATCAACCGCAG GTGTACAATGACTTCTTGGATATCATGAAAGAGTTCAAGTCTCAGAGCATAGACACACCAGGTGTTATTAAGAGAGTCAGCAACCTTTTCAAGGGACATCCCCAGCTCATAGTTGGCTTCAATACGTTTTTACCACCTGGTTATAAAATAGAAGTACAAGCCGACGAACAGGGATACGCTTTCCAAGTATCGGTTAGTATGCCTAGTCCGACTGCTACGCATACCCCAACATTATCTCATCACTGCACAGGCAATGTTGGTTCACCACCCATTGCCAGTCCGCCTACTCAGCCGGCCAAGGCTCCATCCGTCCTACAAATCATGCAAGG ATCTGGCAGCATACACCACGCCATTGGAAATAACATTCCAAACAATAGCTTAACCGTTCATGCTCCGTCATCACCGCCGGTCCAATCGTATAACAATTCGCACATAAGCACGGCTCAAGCCCAAGCTGCTGTCAGTCAAGCTTTGAGCCAGGCACAAGATGGTACACCGAACAGTGGTCAGACGCAGCAAAGTCAACCTGTGGAATTCAATCACGCCATCAATTACGTGAACAAGATTAAG AATCGATTCCAAGGTCAGCCTGAAAAGTATAAGCGATTTTTGGAGATTTTGCATACCTATCAAAAGGAACAACGCAACTTAAAAGAATCCGGTCATATGGTAACTGGAGGAGGAGCAGCTGTCGGAGGAGGAAGTGGGAAACATCTAACAGAGGCAGAGGTCTACAGTCAAGTCGctaaactttttgaaaatcaagaaGATCTCCTCGCTGAGTTTGGACAATTTTTGCCTGATGCTACGAACCAACAAAGTGCCCTG AGTAACAAAGGTGGGGCGGTTAACGATCATTCGGCGATCGTTAAAAAACCCCTAGGATTGAAAGCGTTGTACAACAGTTCGGGGAACATACCTAGAGAACACAGAGAAAGCGGAAGCTTAAGCGGAGTAGAACGAGACAACAGAGATCATAGAGAGAGGGACCGGGAGAGAGGGGTGGGAGCCAGGGATTTGAATAGCGGTCAGAAGTTTGGTCATAGCACTGGTCAGCTGAAAAGAAGTCCGTCCTTTTCAACATCGGGAACCACTAGCAATTCGCATCACACTCAACACGGTCAGCCACCATCAAAAAAGCACAAAATGGCTACGCTGAGAGATGTGACATTCGCCGATGCTGGAAAATATGGAAGCCTTAACGATTATGCCTTTTTCGATAAA GTGCGGAAGGCCCTGAGATCGCAAGAAGTCTATGAGAATTTCTTACGCTGTTTGGTTCTGTTCAATCAAGAAATCGTGTCCAAGACAGAACTCATACAATTGGTAACACCGTTCTTGGGCAGATTCCCAGAACTATTGCGATGGTTCAAAGATTTCTTGGGTCACTCTCCGGACTCCTCAACTTCTATGTCCACTACAACCGGTGGTTTGAACGTCGAAACGCTTCCTAACAATGTCGTCAGAAGTCACCAAGACCGTCCCCAAGGAGATTTGGCTATGGAAATAGATTACTCCACTTGCAAACGGCTCGGCGCATCCTATTGTGCGTTACCTAAATCGTACGTTCAGCCTAAATGCACCGGTAGGACGCAACTGTGTAAAGAGGTGCTGAACGATACGTGGGTATCTTTCCCAACATGGTCTGAAGACAGTACCTTTGTTACTTCAAG GAAAACTCAGTATGAAGAGTTCATATACCGCTGTGAGGACGAACGGTTCGAACTGGACGGTGTTATAGAAACAAACGCAGCGACGATTCGAGTCCTGGAAGGTGTGCACAAGAAAATGAGTAGGATGAGCTCGGAGGAGATACAAAAGTTCAGATTAGATGATTGTCTGGGAGGCTGTTCGCCGACAATACACCAGAGAGCTCTGAGGAGGATATACGGTGACAAGGCTGCGGACATTATTGAcgggttgaagaaaaatcctGTTGTTGCGGTGCCGGTCGTCCTTAGGAGGCTTAAAAGCAAGGAGGAGGAATGGAGAGAAGCTCAAAAAGGgttcaataaaatatggagAGAACAAAACGAAAAGTACTATTTGAAATCCTTGGATCACCagtgtataaatttcaaacaaaatgaTGTCAAGGCGCTCAGATCGAAAAGTCTcttcaatgaaattgaaacacTTTACGATGAG AGGCATGAGCAAGCAGACGACAGTAATGCAGAGGGACAAGGGGGAGGTGGTCCACATATGGTGCTGGCATACAAAGACAAGTCCGTACTCGATGACGCAGCCAATCTCCTAATTCATCACGTGAAGAGACAGACAGCTATTCACAAGGAAGACAAGCAACAGATAAAGTTGCTTCTAAAGCACTTTATCCCTGacctattttttcatccacgaCAAGAACTGAGCGACGATGAGCGCGACGAAGATG ATGAAAAAGAGGACATAGACCCACCTGCGTGTAGCAGCTCTCATATATCGTCGTTGACGATAACATCTGGTGGTCTTCACGGGAGTAGAAACAAAGCAGTGGCTTCACCCAACTTTTCTTCTGCACACGTGAAAAGTGATCCAGATCTAAAACCTCCCTCCCATGCCTTATCCGCCGATCCCGAAGAGGCGTACACCCTGTTCATGGGCAGTAACAACTGGTACCTTTTTCTGAGGTTACATCAAATTCTATGCGAGAGGTTAACAAAGATGTACGAAAGAGCGGTTGCCTTGGCTGAAGAAGAATCCAGATACAAACAACAACGAAAGGAGAGCACAGCGGTTGCATTGAGATTAAAACCAAAAA ATGAAATAGAAATAGAGGATTATTATCCAGCGTTCTTGGACATGGTGAAGAATGTTTTAGATGGTAACATGGAAAGCACGGCGTACGAAGATACGCTACGTGAAATGTTCGGCATCCACGCGTATATTGCCTTTACCTTGGATAAGGTGgtcacatatgctgtaagacAA TTGCAGCATTTGGTTTCTGATCCAACGTGTCAGCAGTGCATGGAGTTATTCCAACGAGAACAAAGGCAGCCAAAGGAAAGTAGCGGAGCTGGTGGTTTGTGCGCCACTGCCTATCTGAGGCTAGGAGCAGAAACCGCCTACCAACGTAAAGCAGAGAGAGCTATGACTGATGagaattgtttcaaaatacataTT TACAAAAAAGACTGCAAAATAACAATGGAGCTGCTAGACACTGAAAGTGAAGACACGACGGAGGGCGGATGCAGGGACCGAGAGAGCGAAAGAGAACGGCAGAGAGAGGGTATAAGTTCGGCAGAAAAATGGTCGACCTATGTGGAGAGATACCCCGCTCCTCTTGGCCAGACAAGTCCAAAGGACATTCCTACCTCTGTAGACAACGACGCGGCAGCCAATCATCCTGTGAGTAGCGACCAGGCAGGAAGGGGGGGCAGGGGCAGAAAGCGCAAGAACGCTGATATTAACAAGAAG ATGGATGAAACTGGTTGGAGCTCGTTTGACAGACTTTTGGTAGGTCGCAAGCCCGTATTCCTCTACCGTAACGTCAGAGAGTGGCGAAAACGTGCATCAAGGATGGCTCGGTTGCCATCGTTGAATACCGTTCATTCTGACAAAACACCAGA AATAACGGCTACCGACAAAACAGTTGAAACTTCTTCTGGACTTTTGGAACGGCCGGCACCATTAAGAATGACTGAACCAGGTGACACTGGTGACATAATTAATACCGACAGTACGCAGTGCAGATTTAATCCGAACAGTTACCGGATGCTCTATGTTGCCAGCAAAGAGGCTTTCCTTTATAAGCCAAATTCCTTTACCAGAGCTAGACAG TGTCATCCGGCGGTGACGAAACACCTGAACTCTAAGTTTCATCAGTGGCTGGCAAGGTGGGCGACGCAAAATGTCGCAGACACGCAGCACCGCTTGTGCCAGGACTGGTTAATGGGTCGTTACGAAAATCTAATACCCCACAGGACACGAGTTGTTACCGATAACGATCAATCTCGTTCTCCTTATCGCCAGTACAATCGATATCGAATCGAACGATTGAAGTCTGATTCCTCATCGGAACAGTGTGCGTAG